The genome window CGCATCATGACGATGGGCGTATCGATGAGGCCGAGCGCGATGAGCACGTTGTTGATGACGCCGTTGTTGTTCAAGAGGCCTATCCAGGCGTACACGCGCAGCAGGAACGAGGTCCAGAACGGCAGCACCACCAGCATCAGCAGCACGTTGCGCCACGCGCTGGGCGCGCGCGCCATGGCGTAGGCCATCGGGTAACCGATGACGAGACACATGAGGGCCGAGCAGAACGCGACTTCGACCGAGCGCAGGTAGGTCTTGAAGTAGAGCGCGTCCTCGATGAGGAAGCGGTAGTTGGAAAGATGCAGCTTGAGCGTGAGGCCGCCCTCGGCGCCGCGTTCGAGCAGCGCGCTGTAGGGCGGCTGGGCGAGCAACTGCTCGGCGAAAGAGATCTTCAGCACGATCAGGAACGGTACCAGGAAGAACAGCGCCAGCCATGCATAGGGCAGGGCGATGACGCCGCGCCGCCCGGCCAGGCCCAGCGCGCCGATGGCGTTCAAGGCCCAGCGCAGGGGCGCGAAACGCAGCAGCGTGCGCACCAGGGGCTCGGAGCCCTGCGCCAGACGATCGCCCAGCGGCAGGTAGCCGAGGCGGCTCACGAGGTCAGCACCACACCGCTGGCGGCATGCCAGGACAGCCACACCTGGTCGTCCCACTCGATGCGGTCCGCGGCGTGGCGGATGAGATTGGGCTGCGTGACCTTCACCGACATGCCCGAGGCGAGCTTGACCTTGAACACCGAGATGTCGCCCATGTAGGCAATGCCATCGACCTGGCCGGCCACGCAGTTGGCACTGGTGTCGGCCGGCGGCTCGCGGCTGATGGTGATTTTTTCCGGCCGCAAGGCCACCCATAGCGTGCCGCCCGGTGACGCCGCCACGCCGTGGTTGATGTACAGCGTGCAATCGGCGTTGGTCGAGCGGATGCGCACGTAGTCGTTGTCTTCGTCGATGATGTGCCCTTCGAAGATGTTCACCGAGCCGATGAAATCGGCGACGAAGCGGCTGTTGGGGAATTCGTAGATCTCGCTCGGCGTGCCGGTCTGCACGATGCGGCCGTGATCCATCACGCCGATGCGCGAGGCCAGCGTCATGGCCTCTTCCTGGTCGTGGGTGACGATGATGAAGGTCACGCCCAGGGTGTCCTGGATGTTCATCAATTCGAACTGGGTCGATTCGCGCAGCTTCTTGTCGAGCGCCGCCAACGGCTCGTCGAGCAGCAGCAGCTTGGGCTGCTTGACCAGCGAACGCGCGAGCGCCACGCGCTGGCGCTGGCCGCCGGACAACTGGTGGGGCTTGCGACGCGCAAAGCCGGACAGCTTGACCAGTTCCAGCATGGCCTCGACCTTGTCGCGGATCTCCTGGCGCGGGCGGCTCTCCTGCTTCAAGCCGAAGGCGACGTTGTCCAGCACCGTCATGTGCGGAAACAGCGCGTAGGACTGGAACATCATGTTGACCGGGCGCTGGTAGGGCGGAATGCCGGTCATGTCGACGTCGTCGATGAAGATGCGCCCGGCGCTCGGTTCCTCGAAGCCGGCCAGCATGCGCAGCAGCGTGCTCTTGCCACAGCCCGAGCCGCCGAGCAGGCAGAACAGTTCCTTGTGGTAGATGTCGAGCGTGACGTCGTTGACCGCCACGAAGTCGCCGAAGCGCTTGCTGACATGCTCGATGCGCACGTAGGGCCGCGCGCCCGGGTCGGTCCACGGCGTCGGCTCGCGGCGCTCGGCGCCCGGCGTGTCACTCATGGGGCCGGGCACGTCTTACTGGTTGGTCTTGATGCGCGTCCAGGCGCGCGTCACCTGCCGGTCGTAGTCCGGCGGATTGACCACGTTCGGGAACAGCGTGGCGCGCGTCGCCTCGTCGGGATAGACCGCCGGGTCGTGCACCACCTCCGGATCCATCTTGGCGGTGGCGGCCTGGTTGGCGTTGGCGTACTTCACCTCGTTGCTGATGGCCGCCGCGACCTCGCCGCGCAGGATGTAGTCGAGGAACTTGTAGGCGTTCTCGACGTGCGGCGCATCCTTGGGGATGGCCATGGTGTCGAACCACATGAGCGTGCCTTCCTTGGGAATGACGTAGGCGATTTCGTTGCCGTTCTTGGCTTCCCGGGCGCGGTCGCGGGCCTGGAAGATGTCGCCGCTCCAGCCCATCACCAGGCACAGTTCGCCGTTGGCGAGGTCGTTGAGGTATTGCGATGAGTGGAAATACTTGATGTGCGGGCGCACCTGCATCAGCGCCGCCTCGACCTTGGCGAGATCCTCGGCGGTCTGGCTGTCGGTCGGCAGCTTGAGGTAGCGCAGCATCAAGGGCACCACTTCGCTGGGCGTATCGAGCATGCTCACGCCGCAGTCCTTGAAGCGCGCGACGATTTCGGGTTTGAACAGCATGTCCCAGCTGGTGATCGGGGCATCGTTCATGCGTTCCTTGATCTTGGCGACGTTGTAGCCGATGCCGTCCGTGCCCCACAGGTAGGGCAGCACGTAGGCATTGTCCGGGTCGTAGCCGGCCAGCGCCTTCATGATCTCCGGATCGAGGTTCTTGTAGTTGGCGAGCTTGTTCCGGTTCAGGCGCTGGAAGATGCCGGCCTTGATCTGGCGCGCGACGAAATTGGCCGACGGCACCACGATGTCGTAACCGGTGTTGCCGGCCAACAGCTTGGCTTCCAGCACCTCGTTGCTGTCGAACACGTCGTAGCGAACCTTGATGCCGGTTTCCTTTTCGAAATTGGCGACAGTGTCCGGCGCGATGTAATCGGACCAGTTGTAGATGTTCAAGACCTGTTCCTCGGCCGACGCGGCCGGTGCCGGCGCAGGGGCGCTGCTTGGCGCGGGCGCGGCGGGCGCGGCAGTGCCGGCGGTGTTTGCGCCGTCGCCGCCGCCACAGGCGCCGAGCAACAGGCTGAGTGCGGCAGGAACGACAAGACGCAAACGCAGGTGCGACATCAGGATTACCTTCGATGAGATGACAGGATGGGGTTCAGGCATGGCCGCGCACGGTATCGAGCGTGAGGTCCAGGCAGCGGCGCGCGAGCGTCACCAGTTCGTCGATTTCCGCGCGGCTCATGACCAGGGCCGGCGCAATGATCATGGTGTCGCCCACCGCGCGCATGATGAGGCCGTGCTCGAAACAGAAATCGCGGCACACCGTGCCCACTTCGCCGACCGGCGTGTAGCGCTGGCGACGGGCCTTGTCGCGCGTCAGCTCCAGCGCGGCCATGAAGCCGACGCCGCGCACTTCGCCGACCAGCGGATGGTCGGCCAGTTCGCGCAGCCGCGCCTGCAGGTAGGGGCCGGTGTCGTCGTGCACGCGCTCGACGATGCGCTCGTCGCGCAGGATGCGCACATTGCGTTCCGCCACCGCGCAACAGGTCGGATGGCCGGAGTAGGTGTAGCCGTGATTGAACTCGCCGCCGCGTTCGATGAGCACGCGTGACACTTCGTCGCTGACCATCACGCCGCCGATGGGCAGGTAGCCCGACGACAGGCCCTTGGCGATCACCATGAGGTCCGGCGTGTAGCCGAAATGCTCGCAGCCGAACCAGCGCCCGAGGCGGCCGAAGCCGCAGATCACTTCGTCGCTGACCAGCAGGATGCCGTACTTGCGGCAGATGCGTTCGATCTCCGGCCAGTAGCTGGCGGGCGGCACGATCACGCCGCCCGCGCCCTGGATGGGTTCGCCGATGAAGGCCGCGACCTGGTCGGCGCCGATGGCGAGGATGCGTTCTTCGAGGCGGCGCGCGGCCACCAGGCCGAAGGTGTCGGGATCCATGTCGCCGCCCTGTTCGAACCAGTAGGGCGGCTCGATGTGTTCGATGCCGGGGATGGGCAGGTCGCCCTGCTCGTGCATGTAGCGCATGCCGCCCAGGCTCGCGCCCGCCATGGTGCTGCCGTGATAGGCCAGCCAGCGGCTGATGATGACCTTGCGCTGCGGCTGGCCCTGCACCTGCCAGTAGTGCCGCACCAGGCGCACCACGGTGTCGTTCGCTTCCGAGCCGGACGAGGTGAAGAACACGTGGTTGAGATGCGCGGGCGTGACTTCCGCGAGCAGCGCCGCCAGCGCCAGCGTGGGTGGCGTCGCGGTCTTGAAGAAGCTGTTGTAGAACGGCAGTTCCAGCATCTGCGCGTGGGCCGCCTCGGCCAGTTCACGGCGGCCGTAGCCGACGTTCACGCACCACAGCCCGGCCATGCCGTCGAGAATGCGCGCACCGTCGGAATCCCACAGGTACACACCCTCGGCGCGCGTGATGATGCGCGCGCCGCGCGCGTGCAGGGCGCGGCTGTCGGTGAAGGGATGCAGGTAGTGGCGTCGGTCCAGATCCTGCCAGGCGTGCGTGTCGTGGGATGGGGCAAGCGTGCTCATGCTCGGGCCGGGACTCTCAAGGCATCGGCGACCCGACGGCCGCTGTGAAGCATCATTAACATGTTTCATCTGGAGCGTCGAGCCAGGCCCGCGCGGTCGCCGCCAACGCGCCTTGCGGGCACGCGCGGCCAGCGCGCATGATGGCTCGGCACCGCGCACATCGAGCCTCGCAAGCCGCCACTCAGCATGTCAGCCGACCTCCCATCCCATTACGCACGCAGCGCCGGCCCGCGCCCGCCTTGCGTGGCGCTCGACGGCGACACGCACTGCGACGTGGCGGTGGTCGGCGCCGGCATCACCGGGCTGTCCGCCGCCCTGCATCTCGCCGCGCGCGGCTACCAGGTGGTGGTGCTGGAGGGCGCCGAACTCGGCGCCGGCGCCTCGGGCCGCAGCGGTGGCCAGGTATTGGCCGGCTACGCCTGCGGCGTCGCCACCCTGCGCGCGCAACTCGCGGACGCCGACGTCAGGCGACTTTGGGACATGTCGCGCGAGGCGGTGCAGCTGACGCGCGATCTCATCGCCCGTCACGCCATTGCCTGTGACTGGCGCGAAGGTCACGTCGACACCGCGGTCAAGCCGCGCCAGCAACGCGAACTGGCGGAGATGGCCGCGACCCTGGCGCGAGTCTGCGGCGACACCCGCCTCGAATTGCTGGAAGGCACGGCGCTCGCGCGCGAAGTGCGCAGCGCGCGCTATTGCGCCGGCCTGTACGACCCCGACAGCGGTCATCTGCATCCGCTCAACTACACGCTGGGGCTCGCGCACGCGGCGCTCGCGAGTGGTGCGCGGGTCTACGAACACAGCGCGGTGACGGCCATCGACAGCGGCCGGGAGCTGCTGTTGCGCTGCGCGCGCGGCACGGTGCGCGCGCGCTACGCGGTGCTGGCGCAGAACACCGGTCGCCCGGTGCTCGATGCGGGCCTGCGCGCCAAGATCATGCCGGTCGGCACCTACATCGCCGCCACCGCGCCCTTGGGCGTGGAACGCGCGCGCGCGCTGCTGCCGAACAACGCCTCGGTGTGCGACATCAATTTCGTGCTGGATTATTTCCGCCTGTCAGCCGATCACCGCCTGCTGTTCGGCGGGCGCGTGAGTTACTCGGGCATGACGCCGCCCAACCTCGCCGCCTCGATGCGCGCGCGCATGTTACGGGTGTTTCCCGAACTTGCCGACGTGGCCATCGATTCGGTGTGGGGCGGTGACGTGGACATCACCATGAATCGCGCGCCGCATTTCGGCACCCGCGATGGACGCATCCTGTTCGCGCAGGGCTTCTCGGGCCACGGCATGGCGCTGACCGCGCTGGCTGGCAAGCTGATGGCGGAAGCGATTGCCGGCCAGGCCGAACGCTTCGATCTGTTCAGCCGTCTGCGCCACCGCGATTTTCCCGGCGGCCCGTGGCTGCGCATGCCGATGCTGGTGCTGGCGATGGCGTACTACCGTTTGAGGGATCTCCTGTAGGTGCGAATTCCTTCGCACGTTACTCGCGGGCGTGCGACTGAATGCGCACCTACAGGATGAAATCGCCGGAGGTGAAACCAATCAGGCTGGTGAAGTCGATCTGGAAATCGGCCACCGCATCGCCGTTGACGTCGCCTTCGACCACGGTGTGATCGAGGCTCGTGCCCGATTCGTTGAACAGCTTGTAGTGCAGTTGGCCGGCAACGTGGCCGAAGTTCGAGCGGCCGATGAACTTGAAGGCGTTGTTGCTGCCGCCGGTGATGGCGTCAATGCCGGACAGGTCGATGTGATCCGTGCCATGCAGGAAGTCGCGGATGAGATCGCGCGTGGTGGCGCCGGCGGACTCGGTGAGCGCGTTGAAATCGAACAGGTCGGCGCCGGCGCCGCCGGTCAGTTGGTCCTTGCCGCCGGCGCCGGTCAGGGTGTCGACACCGTTACCGCCCAGCAATTTGTCGTTGCCGTTGCCGCCCAGCAGCTTGTCGTTGCCGTCGAGCCCGCTGAGGATATTCGCGCCGCGGTTGCCGAGCAGGGCATTGTTGGTTGCGTTGCCGGTGGCGTTGATGTTCGCCGCGCCCAGCAGCGTGGCGGTGGTGGCGCCGCTGCCGAGCGTCACGCTCGCCGAGCACAGCACCTCGGCGTTGCCGGCGAGGTCTATCTTGACGTTGTCGTCCGCCGTCACGGTGCAGTTCACCGCTCGGCTCAAGGGGCCGCCGTGAAATTGCACCTGGTAGCTGCCGGCGGCAACGCCGATGCTGTAGTTGCCGGCGGTGCCGGTGGTGTCCTTGCCGGCGGTCACGCCGGCCTTGATGACGTCCACCAGCACGCCCGAACGCTGTTCGCCGATGTCGTAGAAGTTGTCGCCGTCGGCGTCGGTGATGGCGACGCCCGAGATGAACACCTTGCTGCCCGAGCGCGCGAAATTCTGCGTGGCATCGACCGAGTCGAAAGCCTCGGACTGGCCTTCGAAGACGAACGAGCCACGCTTGATGCCGATGCCGAGTTCACGGAAATTGGTGCTCAGGATGTTCAGGCGGTGCGGGGCGCTGTCGAACAGCCCCTCGTGGTTGGCGAAAGTGAAGGTGGTAACGTCGGCAGTGCCGGCGGTGCCGTTGATGGCGATGTTTTCGCCCAGGGAGCCACCATTGGGGAAGGTGTAGCCGGCCTTCTGGATGCGCGAACTGGGCGTGCCGTCGCCGATACCTTCATGTTCGAAGCGATCGTGATCGAGCATGAACTGGCTGTGTGCGCGTGCGGCGTCGACCAGTTTGTCGTTGGGCGCCAGCGGTGCCTTGGGCGTGCCGTTCAGCGTGCCGGCCGCCAGGTTCTTGTTGAGGTCGATCCCGAATCGCTTGGCCTCCAGCAGCGGATCGAGCCGCGCGCGGTTGACCAGTTCGAGCATCAGTTGTTCGTGGACGGAAAATTG of Pseudomonadota bacterium contains these proteins:
- a CDS encoding ABC transporter permease subunit; the protein is MGDRLAQGSEPLVRTLLRFAPLRWALNAIGALGLAGRRGVIALPYAWLALFFLVPFLIVLKISFAEQLLAQPPYSALLERGAEGGLTLKLHLSNYRFLIEDALYFKTYLRSVEVAFCSALMCLVIGYPMAYAMARAPSAWRNVLLMLVVLPFWTSFLLRVYAWIGLLNNNGVINNVLIALGLIDTPIVMMRTNFAVYVGIVYSYLPFMVLPLYATLEKLDDTLLEAAADLGSRPWRAFLAITLPLSVPGIIAGFSLVFIPALGEFVIPDLLGGTDTLMIGKVLWEEFFANRAWPVASAVAIAMLSLVVLIMLLQGWLQRRSEASA
- a CDS encoding ABC transporter ATP-binding protein; amino-acid sequence: MSDTPGAERREPTPWTDPGARPYVRIEHVSKRFGDFVAVNDVTLDIYHKELFCLLGGSGCGKSTLLRMLAGFEEPSAGRIFIDDVDMTGIPPYQRPVNMMFQSYALFPHMTVLDNVAFGLKQESRPRQEIRDKVEAMLELVKLSGFARRKPHQLSGGQRQRVALARSLVKQPKLLLLDEPLAALDKKLRESTQFELMNIQDTLGVTFIIVTHDQEEAMTLASRIGVMDHGRIVQTGTPSEIYEFPNSRFVADFIGSVNIFEGHIIDEDNDYVRIRSTNADCTLYINHGVAASPGGTLWVALRPEKITISREPPADTSANCVAGQVDGIAYMGDISVFKVKLASGMSVKVTQPNLIRHAADRIEWDDQVWLSWHAASGVVLTS
- a CDS encoding polyamine ABC transporter substrate-binding protein; its protein translation is MSHLRLRLVVPAALSLLLGACGGGDGANTAGTAAPAAPAPSSAPAPAPAASAEEQVLNIYNWSDYIAPDTVANFEKETGIKVRYDVFDSNEVLEAKLLAGNTGYDIVVPSANFVARQIKAGIFQRLNRNKLANYKNLDPEIMKALAGYDPDNAYVLPYLWGTDGIGYNVAKIKERMNDAPITSWDMLFKPEIVARFKDCGVSMLDTPSEVVPLMLRYLKLPTDSQTAEDLAKVEAALMQVRPHIKYFHSSQYLNDLANGELCLVMGWSGDIFQARDRAREAKNGNEIAYVIPKEGTLMWFDTMAIPKDAPHVENAYKFLDYILRGEVAAAISNEVKYANANQAATAKMDPEVVHDPAVYPDEATRATLFPNVVNPPDYDRQVTRAWTRIKTNQ
- a CDS encoding aspartate aminotransferase family protein, coding for MSTLAPSHDTHAWQDLDRRHYLHPFTDSRALHARGARIITRAEGVYLWDSDGARILDGMAGLWCVNVGYGRRELAEAAHAQMLELPFYNSFFKTATPPTLALAALLAEVTPAHLNHVFFTSSGSEANDTVVRLVRHYWQVQGQPQRKVIISRWLAYHGSTMAGASLGGMRYMHEQGDLPIPGIEHIEPPYWFEQGGDMDPDTFGLVAARRLEERILAIGADQVAAFIGEPIQGAGGVIVPPASYWPEIERICRKYGILLVSDEVICGFGRLGRWFGCEHFGYTPDLMVIAKGLSSGYLPIGGVMVSDEVSRVLIERGGEFNHGYTYSGHPTCCAVAERNVRILRDERIVERVHDDTGPYLQARLRELADHPLVGEVRGVGFMAALELTRDKARRQRYTPVGEVGTVCRDFCFEHGLIMRAVGDTMIIAPALVMSRAEIDELVTLARRCLDLTLDTVRGHA
- a CDS encoding FAD-binding oxidoreductase, with protein sequence MSADLPSHYARSAGPRPPCVALDGDTHCDVAVVGAGITGLSAALHLAARGYQVVVLEGAELGAGASGRSGGQVLAGYACGVATLRAQLADADVRRLWDMSREAVQLTRDLIARHAIACDWREGHVDTAVKPRQQRELAEMAATLARVCGDTRLELLEGTALAREVRSARYCAGLYDPDSGHLHPLNYTLGLAHAALASGARVYEHSAVTAIDSGRELLLRCARGTVRARYAVLAQNTGRPVLDAGLRAKIMPVGTYIAATAPLGVERARALLPNNASVCDINFVLDYFRLSADHRLLFGGRVSYSGMTPPNLAASMRARMLRVFPELADVAIDSVWGGDVDITMNRAPHFGTRDGRILFAQGFSGHGMALTALAGKLMAEAIAGQAERFDLFSRLRHRDFPGGPWLRMPMLVLAMAYYRLRDLL
- a CDS encoding M10 family metallopeptidase C-terminal domain-containing protein, whose protein sequence is MAQFSVHEQLMLELVNRARLDPLLEAKRFGIDLNKNLAAGTLNGTPKAPLAPNDKLVDAARAHSQFMLDHDRFEHEGIGDGTPSSRIQKAGYTFPNGGSLGENIAINGTAGTADVTTFTFANHEGLFDSAPHRLNILSTNFRELGIGIKRGSFVFEGQSEAFDSVDATQNFARSGSKVFISGVAITDADGDNFYDIGEQRSGVLVDVIKAGVTAGKDTTGTAGNYSIGVAAGSYQVQFHGGPLSRAVNCTVTADDNVKIDLAGNAEVLCSASVTLGSGATTATLLGAANINATGNATNNALLGNRGANILSGLDGNDKLLGGNGNDKLLGGNGVDTLTGAGGKDQLTGGAGADLFDFNALTESAGATTRDLIRDFLHGTDHIDLSGIDAITGGSNNAFKFIGRSNFGHVAGQLHYKLFNESGTSLDHTVVEGDVNGDAVADFQIDFTSLIGFTSGDFIL